A genome region from Gloeocapsopsis sp. IPPAS B-1203 includes the following:
- a CDS encoding GntR family transcriptional regulator, with amino-acid sequence MTSPVAVNSNLPLHLAISEQLREQIYSSEYSPGEQLPSEHQLMLQFNVSRITVRRAIANLVNQGLVISHRGKGVFVKDRKKVTRSLSNPLIFFDEDMTRQGSTASICSLSFEIVAPSLKVCKQLQLDERTPQVYCQKKVILTDQIPVAVDITYIPFNLGKTFATELQSSLIYPTLDSNGVSIERVATIIECTHAPHEVSDYLDIPLGAPLLVNRYIAYTIGEKPVICGETLSRADRLCYAVTLTKHDTKFQPQESTENR; translated from the coding sequence ATGACATCGCCAGTAGCAGTTAACTCCAATCTTCCTTTACACTTAGCCATTTCAGAACAGCTACGCGAGCAAATTTATAGTAGTGAATACTCTCCTGGAGAGCAACTTCCTAGCGAACATCAGTTAATGTTGCAGTTTAACGTCAGTCGGATTACAGTACGACGAGCGATCGCCAATCTTGTCAACCAAGGGTTAGTCATTTCGCATCGTGGTAAGGGCGTCTTTGTCAAGGATCGCAAAAAAGTCACGCGTTCCCTTTCTAACCCTCTAATCTTCTTTGATGAAGATATGACGCGACAAGGCTCTACAGCAAGTATTTGTAGCCTCAGCTTTGAAATAGTCGCACCATCACTCAAGGTCTGCAAGCAGCTACAGTTAGATGAACGAACACCACAAGTTTACTGCCAAAAAAAAGTTATTCTTACCGATCAAATTCCTGTTGCAGTAGACATTACCTACATTCCCTTCAATTTAGGTAAGACATTTGCGACAGAACTACAATCAAGCTTAATTTACCCAACACTCGATAGTAATGGTGTTTCAATTGAACGTGTAGCAACGATCATTGAATGCACCCATGCGCCTCATGAAGTCAGCGACTATCTAGATATTCCCCTGGGTGCACCATTACTTGTAAATCGCTACATAGCTTATACCATAGGAGAAAAACCCGTCATTTGTGGTGAGACGCTTTCGCGGGCTGATCGACTATGTTATGCAGTGACATTGACGAAACACGATACAAAATTCCAACCGCAAGAGTCAACAGAAAATCGGTAA
- a CDS encoding FAD-binding oxidoreductase, whose amino-acid sequence MVETADVVVVGGGCIGAATALHLAQNQAGKVVLLEQKELANGASGKGIGIIRTHYTHPVLAELAYLSQQRFHNFKELFGGYESGFDPCGYYVLVSDADVATLQTVVQMHQSMNISVDLIDLAEVQARVPYLNLNDVAAAAYEPLSGYGSPPQTTLAFAQRAADLGVEVLTQTPVKDIELDASGIQGVVTSKGAIATRTVVDCVGPWARKFTQNLGLDFPVNPVVEHVVVVERPHDLQSHPVVSDLVNLCYSRSDPQQPYTRIGNSDPKYHSQFMLQDADDFHGQIYPQITEQLQTKLIQRYPILEKAKVVDKYSGIWGVTPDYQPIIDTLKHIPGLYCAVGFSGHGYKLSPIIGELMSQFILGDRSAMDKLDIFRFSRFQENDLVKSPITYGKAKGLR is encoded by the coding sequence ATGGTTGAAACAGCAGATGTCGTTGTAGTGGGGGGAGGTTGTATTGGTGCAGCGACTGCTTTGCATCTAGCACAAAATCAAGCTGGAAAGGTGGTACTACTAGAACAAAAGGAACTGGCAAATGGGGCATCAGGTAAAGGTATTGGTATTATTCGCACGCACTACACGCATCCTGTTTTAGCCGAGTTAGCATATCTATCTCAACAACGATTTCACAATTTTAAGGAACTTTTCGGTGGCTATGAGAGTGGTTTTGATCCTTGTGGATACTATGTTTTAGTCTCAGACGCAGATGTGGCAACTCTTCAAACTGTTGTGCAAATGCATCAATCAATGAATATTAGTGTTGATTTAATTGATTTAGCAGAAGTTCAAGCCAGAGTTCCTTACCTCAATCTCAATGATGTTGCCGCTGCTGCTTATGAACCACTTTCAGGTTATGGTAGCCCACCACAAACAACCCTGGCTTTTGCACAACGTGCTGCAGATTTAGGTGTAGAAGTTCTCACGCAAACACCTGTTAAAGATATTGAGTTAGATGCTTCAGGAATTCAAGGTGTTGTGACAAGTAAAGGTGCGATCGCCACGCGCACTGTTGTCGATTGTGTTGGTCCTTGGGCAAGAAAATTTACGCAAAATTTGGGCTTAGATTTTCCTGTCAATCCTGTTGTGGAACACGTTGTGGTTGTCGAAAGACCACATGATCTGCAAAGTCACCCTGTTGTTTCTGATTTAGTAAATCTTTGCTACTCGCGCTCAGATCCGCAACAACCTTATACGCGAATTGGGAATTCCGATCCTAAGTATCATTCGCAATTTATGTTACAAGATGCTGATGATTTTCACGGACAAATTTATCCGCAAATTACTGAACAATTGCAGACAAAACTGATTCAACGCTATCCAATTTTAGAAAAAGCTAAAGTTGTCGATAAGTATTCAGGTATCTGGGGCGTGACACCAGACTATCAACCGATTATTGACACTCTCAAGCACATTCCAGGATTATACTGTGCTGTCGGTTTTAGCGGTCATGGCTACAAACTTAGTCCGATTATTGGTGAACTGATGAGTCAATTTATCTTAGGCGATCGCTCTGCAATGGATAAGTTGGATATCTTTCGCTTCAGTCGTTTTCAAGAAAATGACTTAGTTAAATCACCTATAACTTATGGCAAAGCCAAAGGATTGCGCTAA